The DNA region ATTCCTCAACGGGCTCAGACCGTCAGTGATGTCATAGACCGCCCAGGAGTGCTCACACCGCGAGGGCAGTGGTCATTTGATACCTCACTCAGCTACACGCAAAACTCTTCAAATAAAGTCTCTGTGGTTGGTTATACCGTGTTGCCGACATTGATCGTGGGACGAATTGAGGTCAGTGATGCTGATAGAACTACAGTTACGGTTGGCTTAACCGCTCGCTATGGTTTGACCAACGCTACGGAATTGGAGGTTCGGTTGCCCTACGTTTATCGAAACGACCAGATTGCAACGCGACCTATTCAGGACGGTTCGAATGCTGACGTGGTCAATACAACAATCGATGGTGGCGGGATGGGAGATGTTGAGCTTGCGATTCGCCACCAGTTTAATTTTGATAGTGCACCTTATTGGGTCGGTGGTTTAAGAGTCAAATCCGATACAGGGCGTTCGCCTTACGATGTTTCTATAGACGAAGGCAGTAATTCCTTTAGTGATGTGCCGACGGGATCTGGTTTTTGGAGTTTTGAACCCAACATTTCAATGATCTACCCAACAGACCCAGCAGTGCTGTATGCAAGCCTGAGCTACATCTATAACTTGGAAGAGAATGTTACTGTTGGAGATACCAAAGCAGACGTTGATCTTGGTGATACCATTGCGTTAGCGGGAGGGATGGGCTTTTCCGTCAATCCAGACTTGTCTTTTTCGTTAGGATTAAGCCACAAAACGATTTTGAAAAGTAAAGTGAACGGCAGTTCGGCTGATGACGCGAAGTTACTTCAATTGGATGCACTGACGTTCGGTGTTAATTATGCCTTTAGCCCTAGAGCATCGCTCAATGTAAGTGCGCAAGCTGGATTAACCGAAGATACCCCAGATTTTCAATTAACGATTCGTGTGCCATTTAATCTGTAGTAGGTGAATACAGAGGAATTTAAGGGTTGTTGTGATGACTGCCCTTTTTTGTACAAGCGCTTCTTGTTGGCAATTATTGGAGGTGATTCAACAGTGCGTCTTCTAGTTGCTGGTTTGCACGAATTTGTTGCATTACGCCACTCACTTGCGCATCGATGTCGACCAGTGTACTTAAACCAATCACACTGTTATCTGTGGTGTTTTGAATGATGTTGATGATGCTGGAATTGATGAATTCTGAGCTAATGATATATGGTTGATTCGGGTTCGTCACATCTGGTGAGTTTGCGCGGTTATCACTTATAAAGTTGCCTTCGCCAAATTGAATGATGTTGACGATGCCTTGATCGAGAGGGTTACCTAGACCATCTGAGCTATTGCTGCCGCTAATATTGGTAAGGTGGCCATTCTCAATAACTAAATTGGCAATGGTGGTATTTAGGATATCTTGTCCATTTATTGTGGTGGTCATACTTAATCCGATGTTGATGATGTAATCGTCAGTGACTTGAAAGCCACCACGAAGTTCGGACAACGAATTCGGTGGAAGTGGGGTTAACCCCGTTAGATCAACTTCATTAGCTAGAGAAAGTGTCGAAGTCAAAATACTGCATGTGAGAAGCAACTTAGATAGTCTCATAACCACACCTCATTTAATTTTCTCCGGCGACGGGAAGCGTAATGCTAAACACGCCGAGTGAATCTCTTTGCACGCCACTTTCCAGTGGAGAGGAATGATAAATGGCAAACTTATCGTCGGTAATAAACCCTGAACGCCCCATCTCAGCTTCATTTCGGATCAGTAAGACGATCCCCTGATAATATTTCTCAAACTCTTCATACTTCATGATCATGGTACCTCGAGATGGATCACCTAAGATCACTGAATCCGCATTCATTCCTCTGATCACGACAAAGTGCATGTAGCCATCAAAATTGACGAGCGTGATCCCTGGGACCCCAACATTGCGAATCTTTTCTAATCCTACTTGAAAGCCGTCTGAGTTAAGTCCAATGGAATCGAGGTAAACTTTCATGTCTAATAGAGAAAAGCCTTTCTCTTTGATCTTCTCTTTATCTCCCTTGTCGTACATGCTCTTAAAAATATCTTGTTCTGACGAAGGGGTTTGATAGTGATAGGTCAATAGAGAGGCCAGTGCTGCTGAACCACAACTGAAATCATACTGTTGACGAAATACATCACCAAATACGATTTCTTTGTAGCTTTTAACCGGCACAGAAAAATGTCCCCTATGAGGGAGAAACTCCAATGAATTGGCTGAAGCTGACAGAGCCAGCAACAGCCAAGGTAAGTTTTGCCAAACTTTCATATCAATATTTACTTGAGTGTCAGGTTAACGACGGTTGAGTTCTGGATTAGAACGTTATTACCAGTGTTCTGAATCACGCTCGATATCCCTGAACTGTCTGCGAACGCTCCTGGTGAGAGTATGTTGTTTCCGCTCACGGTATTGGTCGCTACGTTATCTGAAGAAATGCCATCTACATCTGATTCTGCATAAACAAGGTCTAGCTCAACATTCTGGCCACCTCGTGCTTCATTCATTGTTTCTAGACTGACACTTTCATCAGATAACGTTATGTCTTCTGCGTGTGCGGAAAAGGCAACTATCATACCCAAGGTACACAGTGCCAAACGCATCGCTTTCTCCTAGCTTCCTTTACTCGCCACCGGTAAACACACTGGCATTGGTAGCAACAGATTGTTGAATCAGTGAGTTAGAGCCTGCGTTTTGTGCCACTGTTGTAATACCCGCTGCACCACCAAGGCCACCAAGGTTATTCACGTTTTCAACTTTCACTTTTGCCTTTTTAGCGTCGGCAGTGTAAGTCACCGATGCAGAGTGAACGCCACCCATCACTTTCGAATCAGCAACCACCATGTCGACGTCCATATTTACTTGATTGAAGCTGTCTGTATTGGTTGTGCTGGAATCGCTATTGTCGTTGTAGCTATCTTTAGTGCTGTTGTCACTGTTGTCATTGGCAAAGCTTCGGTTGTCGCTTTGGTCTCGGTTATCGCTTTGATCTCGATTGTCGGAGTTGTTATCTGCATAGCTACGGTTGTCACTGTTATCGTTGTAGCTGTCATTGGTGCTTGAATTACTATTGTCGTTATTGCTACGACGTGTCGTGGTGCTGGAATCACTGTTGTCGTTATTACTACGAGTTGTATTCATGCTTGAGTCGGAGTTGTCATTCGCGTAACTACTGCTTTGATCGCTGTTGTCACTCATGTCTCGATTATCCGATTGATCTCTGGTATCTGCCTGATTTCGATTATCGCTGTTGTTGTTGTAACTGCTGTTCGTGCTCGCGTTGTGATTACTGCTATCACTATTGTCACTACTGTTGCTGTTATCGCTATTGTTGTTGTAACTGCGTTTGGTTGACATGCTCGAGTCTGAGTTGTCATTGGCATTGTTGGTGCTCGAATTCGAGCTGTCAGCATGATTGAAACTGTTGTTTGCAGTTGCATCATTTGAGCTGTTGTTGGTGTTCGCACTTTCAGACCATTGGCTATTGCCATTCCCGTCATCTACTTCGTTTACCGTCCCAGAAGGGAACGCTAAAACTGAACCACTAAATAGAATTGCTGACATTGCGATAGCAAGCCCTGTTTTGTTAAGAGTCATGGTGATTACTCCATTTCCTGATATTTCCTGATTAAAAATGACTGCACGTAAACTTCTTGCTGCCTCCTTCATTGCGGAAGCGAGAGAATTATAGGTAAGGGTTTTTGATGGCGCTTCTTATAAATGAGAAAACTATCAGTAGTGAGGTGGGCTGATAACAGCAATCGGACCGGACAATATACAAAAGCCAATTTTAATCATCAGCTTACTGAGAATAACTATCACAGGGGTGCTTCAAGTATGAAAATACCTGATTAATAAGGTTGAAAAAGTAGGTTTTTGCTCATCAGAGGAGTAACCCTAAAATTGAGATTATTAAATATGTCCTCAAGCCTTTGAGCAGAGGCGGGGGTAGTAAGAACAAGCAGTTAAACTCAACGAGAAGGAAAGAGGACTAAGTTAGCTCGACGAAGGATCAATCCTTTTGATTATTTTACGCATAAGACCCGTCCGTAAAGTCAGTCTGAACTGCTATATTTTTTCTATTGATAACCTTATCGAACATCAATTCGATGTTGAGAAAACACTGGCACATGGAGGTTCGTTGTGAAGTGTCAGCAAACAGTGGTGGATATTATGGGAACCAAGCATCTTCTCCTACTAGCGGAGAATAATCTTCAAACCAGTCTAATAGAGAGGCAATTATCAACAGTAACTGATGTAAAAGTCAGAACGTGTTTACCAGAAGAGGCGGTATTTCGCAGTCATACCATGAGCATCGATCTTGTGTTCATTGACTATGACTTTATGAGGCGACTTGAATCCAGAGGTTTGTTACCTGATTTTGACTTGTTTGGTTGGTCGTTGATGATTCACAATGTACCAAGTGATCAAGTCGATAACGAATTATTACGCTGGAAGTTGCTCAAAGGGATCTTACTGCGAAGTGCTTCAGTGGCCCACATAAGCGAGAGTGTGGAATACATATTTCAAGGAGGATTGTGGCTACCGAGAGTCTACTTGGAAAGGTTAATCAACAACTACCGTCATTCGAATATTTCGATGGACTGTCAGCATGACTCATTGACCAGTCGTGAAAGACAAATTCTAGAGCTGCTGGCCTACGGTATATCGAATCAGCAGATCGCTTCACAGCTGTTTTTATCTGAGAGCACGGTGAAAAGTCATATTTATAAGTTGTACAAGAAACTCGATGTACATTGCCGTCATGATGCAATAAAGATAGTGCGAATGAATGGAGGTTTAACCACGCAATAAGTGTACAGTAAAGAATGCTTAAATAATCATAAGCTCATTTAAGAGTGGCTAGCGTACCAACCCGAGGGGTAAGCCTTTGCCCGTGTTATGTTCTTCTCATTTAGTTTTTCGTGCTACTACTTGAAAAATAAAATGTAAACCAAATGTTTTGATTTGGTTAAAAATAGATAGGCTTATGTTTTTATTTTATTTTTTATCTTCTTCTAGATTCACTTTTTGAAATCCCAATCGCAGTTTTCGTAATCACTTTAATTTAGTGTGGTTATGTATTGAACAATCTTACGTTCAACGATGATTTTCTCTCGAATTGTGATCTGGGTAGTGAATAAATAATCAATATTAAAGATTAATTAAAAGCTTCCTTAAACAAAATTGACAAAATTTAACCAATCGAGATAATCCATTGGTCAGGATTTGACGCTATTAGAGTCCTGCGCATTGTCAGGATGACAAAGAAAGGAAGCAACATGACGAATATAGGAAGCCTGCTAGTAGATGCGGCCACCCTAATGCTAACAGGGATGGCGGTCGTATTTATTTTCCTCACCATTCTAGTTTATCTCGTTCGGCTATTGTCGAGATTGGTACCGGAAGAAGTACCTGAGCCGATCGCAGCACCCCAAAAAAATACCAACGTTCAATCAACCTCTTCAGCTGTTAGTCCACAAGTAGTGGCGGCGATTTCGGCGGCGATTCATAAACATCGCGCCTCTGTCGCGAAGTAGCCGAAAGATAGGATTAAAAAGGAGTTTAAGAGCATGTCTAAACCACTAGCTATTACGGATGTGGTCCTTCGTGACGCCCATCAATCACTGTTTGCTACGCGTATGCGTATCGAAGATATGCTGCCTATCGCAGCGGAATTGGACAAAGTTGGTTACTGGTCATTAGAGACCTGGGGCGGCGCAACTTTTGATTCTTGTATTCGATTTCTGGGAGAAGACCCATGGGAGCGTCTACGTGAGTTAAAAAAAGCAATGCCAAACACGCCGATGCAAATGCTACTTCGTGGTCAAAACCTTTTAGGATACCGCCATTATGCTGATGACGTAGTAGAGAAGTTTGTTGAGCGTGCACACGTTAACGGGATGGATGTGTTCCGTATTTTCGACGCAATGAATGACGTACGAAACTTTCAAACGGCTGTTAAGGCTGCTGTGGATGTTGGTGCACATGCTCAGGGTACGCTGTCTTACACGACCAGCCCAGTGCATAACACAGAGACGTGGGTGGATTTAGCAAAACGCTTAGAAGACCTCGGTTGTCACTCTCTGTGTATCAAAGACATGTCTGGTTTGCTCAAGCCTTATGAAGCAGAAGAGCTGATCACTCGTATCAAAGCATCCTGTGATGTGCCACTAGCGCTTCACTGTCATGCAACGACGGGGTTATCAACGGCGACTGCTGTGAAGGCCGTAGAAGCCGGAATTGATATCCTTGATACCGCGATCTCTTCAATGAGTTGTACTTATGGCCATACGCCGACAGAAACTGTGGTAGCTATGTTGCAAGGTACAGAGCGTGATACCAACTTAAAACTGGACCAAATTGAGCCTATTGCGGCTTACTTCCGTGAAGTGCGCAAGAAGTACGCGAAATGGGAAGGGCAATTGAAAGGGGTGGATTCTCGTATCCTCATTGCTCAGGTTCCTGGTGGCATGTTAACTAACATGGAAGGCCAACTTAAAGAACAAGGGGCGGCAGACCGTCTTGATGAAGTTCTGGAAGAGATCCCACGCGTGCGTGAAGATCTTGGTTTTATACCCCTAGTAACACCAACCTCTCAGATCGTCGGCACTCAAGCCGTTATTAACGTGCTGACAGGTGAACGTTATAAGAGCATCACGAAAGAAACCGCAGGCTTACTAAAAGGCGAATACGGTGCAGCACCTGCCGCATTGAACGCAGATCTGCAAGCAAAAGTACTTGATGGAAAAGAGGCGATCACGTGTCGTCCTGCTGATCTATTGAAACCTGAAATGGAGACTCTCACTGTCGATTTGATGGAGAAAGCACAGTCTGATGGTATCAAGTTGGCAAGTGAGCGTTTGGATGACGTATTGACGTATGCTTTGTTCCCTCAAGTTGGTCTCAAATTCCTTAAGAACCGTGACAACCCAGATGCGTTTGAACCTGCTCCAACGCTAGAGTCAGCGAAACCAGCAGCTCCGGTAGCGCCAGTAGCAACCGGTGGTGTTGAGACTTATAGCGTTCGTGTGGATGGCCAAGTGTACGAAGTGGAAGTCGGCCCACAAGGACAGTTGGCGTCTGTTACTCCAAATGCTTCAGCGGCTCCAGTACAACCAAGTGCTCCCGTAGCTCCAGCAAATACTTCTGCGGAAGCAGTACCAGCACCGCTTGCCGGTAACATCTTTAAAGTGAATGTTCAGCCAGGCGCTGAAGTGGCTGAAGGGGATGTTCTGCTTATCTTAGAAGCGATGAAGATGGAAACCGAAGTTCGCGCGGCTCGTGGTGGCGTAGTGCAAGAGCTGAATGTGAAAGAAGGTGATGCCGTTACTGTTGGTTCACCGCTTCTGAGCTTAGCATAAGGGAGTATCATGGACGGATTGATGACCTTATGGTCAGAAACAGGGATCGCGAACTTTGAGTTCGGCCAAATCTGTATGATGTTGGTTGGCTGTGCACTGCTGTTTTTGGCGATCAAAAAAGGCTTTGAGCCATTGTTGCTATTGCCTATTGGTTTTGGTGCCATCTTGGCTAACATTCCAAATGCAGGCTTTACTGACCCAGGTGGCTTGCTTTACTACGTGTATTACATCGGGATCGAATCAGGTGTCTTCCCACTCTTGATCTTCATGGGTGTCGGTGCGATGACGGACTTTGGTGCCCTAATTGCGAACCCGAAAACGTTGTGGTTAGGGGCCGCTGCTCAGTTTGGTATTTTTGCGACACTATTTGGCGCGATTTTACTCAACTACGTTCCTGGTATGGAATTCTCCATGGCAGATGCATCGTCTATCGCCATCATTGGTGGTGCAGATGGACCTACGGCGATCTTCTTAGCAAGTAAGCTGTCTCCGGATCTACTTGGTGCGATCGCCGTTGCGGCATACAGCTACATGGCGTTGGTGCCGATTATCCAGCCACCGATCATGAAAGCACTTACGACCAAAGAAGAGCGTCAAATTAAGATGGCTCAACTGCGTCACGTCGGTAAGTGGGAAAAAGTACTGTTCCCACTTGCTGTGTTGCTGATGACAATTCTGTTCCTGCCATCGGCTACACCTTTGGTTGGTATGTTCTGTTTAGGCAACTTGATGCGTGAAGCGGGTGTGGTGGATCGTTTATCCAAAACCGCTCAAAACGAGCTGATCAACATCGTGACCATCTTCTTAGGTCTTGGTGTCGGCTCTAAACTGCAAGCTGAACAGTTCTTGAATCTAGAAACACTTGGCATTCTGGGTTTAGGCGCAGTGGCATTCAGTATCGGTACTGGTGCAGGTGTTCTGATGGCGAAGCTTCTCAACAAGTTCTCGAAAGAAGACATCAACCCACTTATCGGTGCTGCGGGTGTTTCTGCGGTACCAATGGCAGCTCGTGTTGTGAACAAAGTTGGCTTAGAAGCGAACCCACAAAACTTCCTGTTGATGCATGCGATGGGACCAAACGTAGCCGGAGTGCTTGGTTCCGCAGTTGCGGCTGGTATCTTGCTAGCGCTGGTAGGCTAATCGTCTTGTTCGATTTTTGGTGGATACGCTACGACATAGAATTATCCACCAATTTACAAATTGACGATTAACTTCGGTAAACAAAATGGTTTATAGTCAAAGGGATGCTTTCGCATCCCTTTTTGTTTTCTCGCAGGGAATGGGCTATGGAACACAAACAGATAGTGATTACTAAGTTTGGCGATGCAGATGTTCTCGCCATTCAAACCGCACCAACACCCTCACCTCAAAAGGGTGAAATCCTCATAAAAGTCGCCTATTCAGGCATTAATCCCATCGATGTGAAAACGCGCGCGGGGTTAGGTTGGGCGGCCGCACAAAATAAAGATAACCTTCCTTGGGTTCCGGGGTATGACGTTTCTGGCAAAGTGGCGTCTTGTGGTGAAGGGACGTCACGTTTTGAAGTCGGGGACGAGGTTGCTGGCTTCATTGGATTTCCAACTCGTGGTGGTGGTTACAGCCAATACCTTTGTGTTCCTGAATCAGCTCTTAGCCGCATTCCCAATTCAGTGACTTTAGAAGCTGCCGCTGCGCTTCCTCTGGCAGGGCAAACGGCGGCTCAAGCACTTAGCAAAGCGAATGTGACGGAAGGTGATCGCGTTTTAATTCTTGCTGGCGCTGGTGGTGTTGGGCATTTAGCCGTACAAATCGCCGTCGCGACAAAAGCGGAAGTCTTTACGACGTGCAGTGAGCGGAATTTAGACTATCTCGCGACACTTGGAGCACATGCAGTGAACTATCAATTTGCGCCAGTGTCAGAACGTGTTGAAGATGTGGATGTTTTGATCGATCTTGTCGGTGGTGATGTCGCTTTAGATGCTCTGAAATGCCTGACTGATAACGCCCGAGTGATCACCGTTCCGACCATAACGGCTGAGTTGATTTGTGAGAAAGCAAAACTGCTTGGTTTTGATGCCAGTGGCATGCTGGTGGAGCCGGATCGTGAACAGCTCGACACCTTACTTTATATGGTGGGGGTTGGCCTGCTAAAAACAGAAATTCAACATGTTTATCCGATGAGCGAGGTTGTGGATGCCCACAGGCAAGTTGAATCCGGACGGACACGAGGCAAGGTATTGCTTGATATGACATGCTAGAGGCATTTAATGCTGCCTTTGAAAACTTAGCACTATGGTTTTCTGACTCCGCATTATGGGTGTTGTTCATTACTGGATTTCTTAGCGCGACCCTCTTGCCGGGGGGCTCTGAAGCTGGATTGATCGCGACCCTCTCGTTAAATCAGTATTCCGTTACTTCCATCATTATTGTCGCCACGATTGGTAATACGCTTGGTGGATTGACCAACTATTGGCTTGGGCTTTGGATTCCAAATAAGACAAAAGATGAAAAACACGGCCATACGGCACTTAAGTGGCTGTCTAAGTATGGATATTGGGGATTGTTCTTTAGCTGGTTGCCTGTGATTGGTGACCCGCTATGTTTAGCGGCAGGATGGTTAAGGATGAAATTTCTGCCGTGTGTGGTTTTGATATTTTTAGGCAAAGCAGCAAGGTACTCCTTGTTAGCCGCCATTTATCTCGGTTTATTTTAAGGAAAGCGCATGAGAATGTTTTGGGTAAGCGCGTGTTCACTGTTGGTGATCACGGGCTGTGCATCAAACGCCCCAGTATCATCATTGCCTGATGGGGTTACTTTCGTTGAAGCGTCGAAAGCGGAAGAAGGCAAAGTTAAAATTCCATACCAGAAGTATCAACTAGACAACGGTTTAACGGTGATTCTGGCACCAGAGGACTCCGATCCACTTGTGCACGTTGATGTGACATACCATGTTGGTTCAGCACGAGAAGAAATTGGTAAATCTGGTTTTGCTCACTTCTTCGAACACATGATGTTCCAAGGTTCAGAGAACGTTGGTGACCAACAACATTTTAAGATCATTACTGAAGCGGGTGGTACTTTAAATGGTACAACTAACCGTGATCGCACCAACTACTTTGAAACTGTCCCTGCTAACCAACTTGAGAAAATGCTGTGGTTAGAATCGGATCGTATGGGCTTTTTGCTTGATGCCGTTTCGCAACACAAGTTCGAGATCCAGCGCTCAACAGTAAAAAATGAACGAGCCCAGCGCTACGACAACCGTCCGTATGGTTTGATTTGGGAGCGTATGGCTGAAGCGCTTTATCCTGAAGGTCATCCATATTCATGGCAAACCATTGGCTATGTGGAAGATCTCGATCGTGTTGACGTGAACGATCTGAAAGCCTTCTTCTTGCGTTGGTACGGTCCAAACAATGCCGTGGTGACTATTGGTGGTGATATTGATGTTGAACAGACGCTTGAGTGGGTGAACAAATACTTTGGCTCTATCCCTCGCGGCCCTGAAGTCGATAATGCGCCGAAACAACCAGCGAAGCTGGCAGAGAGTAAGTTCATCACGCTGGAGGACCGAATCCAACAGCCAATGGTAATGATTGCTTGGCCAACCACTTACAGCGGTGAAGCAAGCCAAACTTCGTTAGACACACTTTCTAGCGTATTAGGCAGCGGCACCAACAGTGTGCTCTACCAAGATTTAGTGAAGACACAAAAAGCAGTGGATGCGGGCGCATTCCATGATTGTGCTGAGCTGTCTTGTAACTTCTATGTTTACGCGATGGGCGATTCCGGTGACAAAGGGGACCTGTCCAAGCTTTATGATGAATTAATGGCATCGCTGAACAAATTTGCGAAAGATGGCGTGACAAAAGACCGTCTTGACCAACTAAAAGGTCAAGAAGAAGCGAATGCGATCTTTGCGCTGGAAAGCGTTAAAGGCAAGGTGACGCAACTTGCTTCCAACCAAACGTTCTTTGGCCAGCCTGATTTGATTGAGAAACAGCTTGAGCAGATCCGTGCAGTAACACCAGAATCAGTAGAAAAAGCTTACAGTGATTTTATCCAAGGGAAGAACAAAGTTACTTTGAGTGTGGTACCAAGAGGGAAAACAGAATTGGCAGTGAAACCTGCTACGTTTGTCACCCCCAAACGCACATTACCTGAATACCAAAAGATCACAGATGACCAGTTAGCCTACCGTCGTGCGACTGACAACTTCGATCGTTCTGTTCAGCCTCCGGTTGGTGCTCCAGTCGAAGTAACCATGCCCAAGCTTTACGACATCCATTTCAATAATGGTTCAGAGTTACTTGGTACGGTGAGCAATGAAACGCCAACCATGATGATGCAGTTCAGTCTCCCCGCAGGGACGCGTTTTGTTGAAGAAGGCAAGGAAGGTCTGGCACAGCTGACCGCAGCGATGCTGCAAGAAGGCACAACGCAACACAGTGTGGAAGAGATTCAAGCAGAGCTTGATAAACTAGGTAGTGTTATCTCTGTTGATGCGACGGGCTATACGACTGACATCAGTGTGTCCTCACTAGAGAAAAACCTAGCACCAACACTCAAGATTGTTGAAGAGATGTTGTTGTCGCCTGCATTTAAAGAAGAAGACTTTGAACGAGTGAAAATGCAAGCGTTAGAGGGCTTAGTTTACGAACATCAAAAACCAAGCTGGATGGCCGCGCAAGCCAGTCGCCAAGTTTTGTACGGTGATTCAACTTTTGCTCGTCCAAAAGAAGGCACCAAAGCCGGAGTAAAGGCGCTAACACTAGACGATGTTCGAGACTTCTATGCGAAGCACTATACACCGCAAGGAGCGCAGATCATTGCGGTGGGCGATATCAATAAAGCAGACGTAGAAAAACAACTGACGTTTTGGTCTAACTGGAAAGCGGAAGCTGCACCGTTGTATTCTCCGCAAAAAGTAACCCCTTTGGGTAAGCAACAAATTCACCTAGTGGATAAGCCTGGAGCGCCACAAAGTGTCGTGATGCTCGTACGCCAAGGTATGCCTTACGATGCGACTGGTGATTTTTACCTAGGTCAGCTAGCGAACTTTAATCTGGCGGGTAACTTCAATAGCCGTATCAACCAAAACCTTCGTGAAGACAAAGGCTACACTTATGGTGCCTATGGTTATTTCTCCGGTAATGCGGAAACTGGCTCGGTTGTTTTCACTGCACAAGTGCGTGCGGATTCAACGGTTGCGTCTATTATCGAGATGGAGAATGAGTTGAACGAGTTCTCACAATCGGGCATGACTGACGATGAATTGAAATTTATGCGCCAAGCGGTCGGTCAAAAAGATGCGCTGAAATATGAGACGCCAACACAGAAAGCGAAACTCATCAGTGATATTTTGAAATACGACTTAGATAAAGACTATTTACAGCAACGAAACGCTATTGTTGAGAAAGTTGATAAGCAGACTCTCAATGCTCTAGCCGGAAAATGGTTTGACCCGAACGACTATCAAATCGTGGTTGTCGGGGATGCAAAATCCCTTCGCCCTCAACTAGAAAAGTTAGGGAAAGACGTGGAAGAGCTTGAAATCATTCGATAGAGTACACATTTAATAGCGGAGAGGAGACTCTCCGCTATTCGTTTCTAACTAGATAAATGACTTTTTGATGGGTTATTTATCTAGATGGATTATATATCAATAACTTAGCTTTCACTTGCCACGCTTGGCGAGTGTCCTGCTCCCAATATAAGCGAACCTCATTTTGACTGATTTTGCTGCGCGACTAAAACAAGTTGCATCAAACCCAGAAGTATTTAAGCAGTTTGGACGCGGTGTTGAGCGAGAAACTTTGCGCTATCGTCAGGATGGACACCTAGCAACAACACCTCATCCAGAGGGTTTGGGCTCAGCGTTCACAAACAAATGGATCACGACAGACTTTTCAGAATCTCTACTGGAATTCATTACGCCTGTATCACATGAGATCCCTGAATTGATCGGGCAGTTGAAAGACATCCATCACTTCACTCAAACCAAAATGGGTGAAGAGAAAATGTGGCCACTTTCGATGCCATGCTATGTAGGCACTGAAGATGATATTCAGCTAGCTCAATATGGCTCATCAAACTCAGCAAAAATGAAAACGCTTTACCGTGAAGGTTTAAAACGCCGCTACGGTAGCTTAATGCAAATTATCTCGGGGGTGCACTTCAACTTCTCTTTCCCTGAATCGTTCTGGGATGCGCTGCATGGAGAGCAAGATGAAGAAGCTCGTCAAGAAACAAAATCCGCAGCGTACTTTGCTCTAATCCGTAACTACTATCGCTTTGGTTGGATGATCCCGTATTTCTTTGGTGCGTCACCAGCATTGTGTGGTTCGTTCATTCAAGGACGTGAAACTGACCTGCCATTTGAGAAAATTGGCGGGACGCTTTTCCTACCAAAAGCAACCTCTCTGCGTCTGAGTGATCTCGGTTACACCAACAGCGCGCAAAGCGTGCTTAAGATTGGCTTTAACAGCATTGAACAGTATCTT from Vibrio hyugaensis includes:
- a CDS encoding transporter; this translates as MLGKTLISCTLGLVCVAQTANCSEGDDIPQRAQTVSDVIDRPGVLTPRGQWSFDTSLSYTQNSSNKVSVVGYTVLPTLIVGRIEVSDADRTTVTVGLTARYGLTNATELEVRLPYVYRNDQIATRPIQDGSNADVVNTTIDGGGMGDVELAIRHQFNFDSAPYWVGGLRVKSDTGRSPYDVSIDEGSNSFSDVPTGSGFWSFEPNISMIYPTDPAVLYASLSYIYNLEENVTVGDTKADVDLGDTIALAGGMGFSVNPDLSFSLGLSHKTILKSKVNGSSADDAKLLQLDALTFGVNYAFSPRASLNVSAQAGLTEDTPDFQLTIRVPFNL
- a CDS encoding C39 family peptidase; the protein is MKVWQNLPWLLLALSASANSLEFLPHRGHFSVPVKSYKEIVFGDVFRQQYDFSCGSAALASLLTYHYQTPSSEQDIFKSMYDKGDKEKIKEKGFSLLDMKVYLDSIGLNSDGFQVGLEKIRNVGVPGITLVNFDGYMHFVVIRGMNADSVILGDPSRGTMIMKYEEFEKYYQGIVLLIRNEAEMGRSGFITDDKFAIYHSSPLESGVQRDSLGVFSITLPVAGEN
- a CDS encoding helix-turn-helix transcriptional regulator, which codes for MGTKHLLLLAENNLQTSLIERQLSTVTDVKVRTCLPEEAVFRSHTMSIDLVFIDYDFMRRLESRGLLPDFDLFGWSLMIHNVPSDQVDNELLRWKLLKGILLRSASVAHISESVEYIFQGGLWLPRVYLERLINNYRHSNISMDCQHDSLTSRERQILELLAYGISNQQIASQLFLSESTVKSHIYKLYKKLDVHCRHDAIKIVRMNGGLTTQ
- a CDS encoding oxaloacetate decarboxylase subunit gamma yields the protein MTNIGSLLVDAATLMLTGMAVVFIFLTILVYLVRLLSRLVPEEVPEPIAAPQKNTNVQSTSSAVSPQVVAAISAAIHKHRASVAK
- the oadA gene encoding sodium-extruding oxaloacetate decarboxylase subunit alpha, whose product is MSKPLAITDVVLRDAHQSLFATRMRIEDMLPIAAELDKVGYWSLETWGGATFDSCIRFLGEDPWERLRELKKAMPNTPMQMLLRGQNLLGYRHYADDVVEKFVERAHVNGMDVFRIFDAMNDVRNFQTAVKAAVDVGAHAQGTLSYTTSPVHNTETWVDLAKRLEDLGCHSLCIKDMSGLLKPYEAEELITRIKASCDVPLALHCHATTGLSTATAVKAVEAGIDILDTAISSMSCTYGHTPTETVVAMLQGTERDTNLKLDQIEPIAAYFREVRKKYAKWEGQLKGVDSRILIAQVPGGMLTNMEGQLKEQGAADRLDEVLEEIPRVREDLGFIPLVTPTSQIVGTQAVINVLTGERYKSITKETAGLLKGEYGAAPAALNADLQAKVLDGKEAITCRPADLLKPEMETLTVDLMEKAQSDGIKLASERLDDVLTYALFPQVGLKFLKNRDNPDAFEPAPTLESAKPAAPVAPVATGGVETYSVRVDGQVYEVEVGPQGQLASVTPNASAAPVQPSAPVAPANTSAEAVPAPLAGNIFKVNVQPGAEVAEGDVLLILEAMKMETEVRAARGGVVQELNVKEGDAVTVGSPLLSLA
- a CDS encoding sodium ion-translocating decarboxylase subunit beta, with protein sequence MDGLMTLWSETGIANFEFGQICMMLVGCALLFLAIKKGFEPLLLLPIGFGAILANIPNAGFTDPGGLLYYVYYIGIESGVFPLLIFMGVGAMTDFGALIANPKTLWLGAAAQFGIFATLFGAILLNYVPGMEFSMADASSIAIIGGADGPTAIFLASKLSPDLLGAIAVAAYSYMALVPIIQPPIMKALTTKEERQIKMAQLRHVGKWEKVLFPLAVLLMTILFLPSATPLVGMFCLGNLMREAGVVDRLSKTAQNELINIVTIFLGLGVGSKLQAEQFLNLETLGILGLGAVAFSIGTGAGVLMAKLLNKFSKEDINPLIGAAGVSAVPMAARVVNKVGLEANPQNFLLMHAMGPNVAGVLGSAVAAGILLALVG